The Elusimicrobiota bacterium sequence ACAAACGGAAACAGCAAACGTGAGAATCACTTGCGTAAACGCCTTGCTCTCATCCAGCTGCCGCCGCAACATCCCCGCCCCATAACCGGCCAGCGCATAGAGCAGGCCATGCAACCCCATCACGCCAAGCGATGACGCGTCAATCAAGAGCCCCCAGACAAAGCCCATGACCTGTCCGGTGACGGGTCCGCGAAGAAGACCGAAATACAACACCACGATCAGGATCAAATCAACGGAAAAACGGGAACCACCCAAATAATGATTATGCAGCACTTGTGCCCACAAGACGAGCCAGATCGTCAGCACATAAAACAAGAATCGCTTCACTCGTGGGGCCTTTCGGTCGAATGGACCAGAATCAAAACCACATGGAGCCCACCCGTTTGAACCGCTGGCCGCAAACGAGCCTGTAAAAAGAGTTGTCGAGGATCCAAGCCGATCTCCTCGACCCAACCAATCGGGATGCCTTCCGGAAAGTTTTCCCCGAGTCCAGAAGTCAGGACCGGATCCCCAATTTTGATCCGGCTGTTGCGATCAATATAACGCAGATAGAGATCATGGCTGTTGCTTCCTTCGACCACCCCATCTTCGGCGCCAACCCCAAAGGCCGTCGCGGCCACCGCGCTGAGCGAATCTTGAATCAACATGACTTTCGCGACATGATCGGCCACGTCCGTGACGCGCCCCGCCAGGCCCTCCCGCCCCCCCACGACGGCAATGACAGGATTATTAATGGAAACACCGTCTCTTTTCCCTTTGTCGAGGACAAGCTCTTGGAACCACCGCTGAGGGTCTCGCCCCACCACATGAGCGGCCACAGCGTGCGGCCAGCGCCGTTCCTGTAACTCGAGAAGATCCAGCAACCGTTTGTTTTCCTGTCTCAGGACCTGAACCGTTCGCCGCGCCTCGGGTGGTCCCCCCCAGGAAGGAACGGTGGCCAGAGGCTCGTTAACGGATGACGGGGTAGAGGACTCTGTGACAGGGGAATTTTCCGGCGGCGCTTTTAAACCAGACAGGAAACGCTCGGTCGGCAACGTCGTAATAACCAGGAAAGTCCTTAAATGCCGAACAACAGAGGTGCGCTGGAAGATCAGCAACAGAAAGGAAACAAACACAACTCCCAGTAATAGGAGAGTGGCGCGGTATCGTTGGTAAAGTTCCCAGTCCATGGTTCCCGATGGACTCAGGAAGAAACGCGCCCGCAGGGTGGCGCCCGGTTTAATGCAGCGGCAGGGTGCGGCGCTCTCGCCGCATTTGATCCAACTCTTCTAAATAGCGCCCTGTTCCCATGACCACACAGGTCAAAGGATCTGCTGCCATGACAACCGGGAGTTCCGTCTCTTGAGACAACAGGTCAGGAAGCCCGCGCAAAAGCGCTCCGCCTCCTGCCAGAACAATTCCGGTGTCCACTAAATCGGCGGCCAATTCGGCCGGGGTTTCTTCCAGAGTCTGTTTAATGACCTCAATAATGAGTTTGATCGGATCTGCCAGCGCCTGGCGGACTTCCTCAGACGTAATCGCAACCGTCTTCGGCAATCCTGTCACCTGGTCGCGCCCTTTAACATCCATCACTTGTTCTTCCGCTAAAGGGAAAACAGAGCCAATTTTGATTTTAACATCTTCCGCGGATGTTTCTCCGATCAACAGATTGTATTTGCGGCGGAAGTACTGAATGATCGACTCATCCAGTTCGTCTCCGGCCACATCGAGTGATTTGGATACAACCATATCTCCCAGAGAGACAACCGCCACTTCGGTGGTGCCACCGCCCATATCCACAATCAGATGGCCTCGAGGCTCGTTAATCGGAATATCCGCCCCGATAGCTGCGGCCATCGGTTCTTCGATCAAATACACTTCACGGGCTCCCGCTTGTTGGGCGGATTCTCTGACCGCGCGTTTTTCAACTTCGGTAATACCGGAGGGCACGCCGATGACCACCCGGGGGTGTAACAAGCTTCGGCGGTTATGGACTTTTTTAATAAAGTAACGAATCATCCGCTCCGTCACATCAAAGTCGGCGATCACGCCATTGCGCAAGGGACGCACCGCAATGATGTTGGCGGGCGTTTTGCCCAGCATCCGCTTGGCCTCCGCGCCAATCGCCAATACATTACGAGTGTCTTTTTCAATGGCGACAACGGACGGCTCGCGAAGAACAATTCCCTGCCCTTTCACATAAACAAGGGTATTGGCCGTTCCAAGGTCAATACCCATGTCATTGCTGAAGAGGCTGAACAAATAATTAAACATTTAGGAAACCAACTTAAGGATACCCATTTCAGCGCCATCTGACAACCGGGAACCGATTCGGATGAACTGCGTATACCCGCCTGCCCGGCTTTTATAACGAGGAACCAAAACCTCAAAAAGCTTGGTTTGGACTTTTTTATCCCGAATATCCCGGGCGACTTTCCTCCGGGCCGAAAGGCCTTCCCCTTTGGCCGCCGTGATCAGACGCTCGGTAAAACGAGCCACCTCCCGCGCTTTGGGGACCGTCGTTTCAATCTTCTCATGGTGGAGAAGGCTCGTGGCCATGTTCCGGAACATCTGGAAGCGGTGGCCGGTAATTCGTCCGAGTTTACGCCCTGCGTGTGTTTTCATGATTAGGCCGTCGCCTTCACTGGCGGAAGCACTCCGGTGAGGTCCATCCCCAGTGTCAGGTTTAACTCTGCCAGGCGTTCTTTGATTTCGTCCAATGATTTTTTACCAAAATTCTTGTACGAAACAAGTTCTTCATCTTTTTTCGAGACTAAGTCCCCGATCGTTCGAATTTTGGCGGCTTTGAGGCAATTGGAAGCTCTGACGGATAACTCGATAATATCCACCGGCTGGTTTAACAACTCCCGGAGACGTTCAACATCCGGAGCGCCAACCGCTGCAGCCGTCGCCGTGGAAGAAGCCGACTCCTCAACCGGGACCACTTCTTCCTCTTCAAAGGTAATGAAAATGGAGAGGCTGTCCTTCAGGATCTTGGCTGAATAAGCGATCGCGTCGCCCGGAGCAACGGAACCGTCCGTCCAGACATCTAGGATCAAACGATCATAGTCTGTGACCTGCCCGACGCGGGAATTCTCAACGTCATAATGCACTTTTGTCACAGGAGAGAAAAGCGCATCCAGCATGAGCGTGTCCGCCGGATAGCTTTCACGATTTTGCCGGTCTGCTGAGAGATAACCGCGACCTCGGGCGACCCACATCTGAAGAGCCAGCTGTCCGGAGGTATCCAACGTCGCGATCGGCAACTCGGGGGTCAGAATCTCGACATTGGCGTTGGGTTCGATGTCTTTGGCGCGAACCACTCGTTCACCCTTCACGGAAAGACGCAGAATTTCAGGGTCAGGCGTATGCAGTTTGAACCGCAACTGCTTTAGGTTCAAAAGAATCGTAACGATATCTTCACGAATTCCCTTAATGGAGGAATATTCATGAACCACCCCGTCGATTTTAACAGCCGTAATGGCACATCCTTCAAGACTGGACAACAGGATGCGCCGCAACGAATTACCGATCGTATGGCCATACCCCTTCTCAAAGGGCTCGGCATAAAAACGGCCGTAGGTGTCCGTCAATGTATCCTGGTCGCACTCCAGCCGCTGTGGTAGAACCAAATCTTTCAGTCTCATCCGAACGTCCTCCTCGCTTAATCTGGTTATTTAGAGTAAAGCTCAACGATCAATTGTTCGTCGATCGGGTACGAAATTTCATCCCGCGTTGGCCAACTGCGCATCTTGCCGGAGGCATGCGCCACGTTCACTTCCAGCCACGAGGGAGAAGGCCCCCGTTTTTGAGCTCCCTGCAGGGACTGCTGGACAGCGGCATGTTGACGCATTTCATCGGACAAAGCAATGCGATCTCCCGGCTGAACCGCGTAACCCGGAACATCCACCCGCTTATCATTCACTTTCACGTGGCCGTGCAAGACCAGCTGACGAGCCTGCGCTTCTGAAGCGGCAAACCCCAGACGTTTGACAATGTTATCCAGCCGCGTCTCCAGCAACTTCAACAAATTCTCACCGGTCAGCCCGGGGAGCTGCTCCGCCTTTCTGAAATAATGACGAAACTGCTCTTCCGTCAAACCGGCGATTCGTTTTGTTTTTTGCTTCTCACGCAACCGACGCGCATATTCCGAAATCTTGGCTCGCCGCGCTAAATGCATCCCCGGAGCCGACTTCCGCTTGCCCTTTTCAAGGGTACAAGCCGAATAGCATTTCTCTCCCTTGATAAAAAGTTTCGTGCCTTCGCGGCGGCACAACCGACACACAGGACCAGTATATCGTGACATCAGACTCTCCTTGGCTTGGGCGCCCGGCAACCGTCATGCGGAATAGGCGTTACGTCGCGAATGGAAAGAATGGCCAAGCCCGCCCCCTGGAGCCCTCGGATCGCTGTTTCGCGACCTGACCCAGGCCCTTTCACCTGCACATGCACCTGTTTGACACCCGCTTCAAGAGCGCGTTTGGCCGCGGTATCGGCGGTCACCTGGGCGGCAAAAGGCGTTCCCTTTTTGGTGCCCTTGAAACCGCAACTCCCGGCAGTCGCCCAGACAATGACCTGCCCCTGTTCATCCGTAATACTGACAATGGTGTTATTGAAAGAGGATTGAATATGCGCCCGCGCGACAGTCACGTTACGCCAGACCTTTTTCTTGCGGGTGGCACTGCGCGCCCCCGCCGGCGGCGCTCCTGCAGCCGGTCGACTTTCGGATGAAGCAGGTTTGCTTGGTTTTTGTTCTGCCATAAATTCTCCTTAACTAGCGGCTGCCGCGGGTTTGGCCGTTGACGGCTTTTCAGCGCGCGCCGCGCCCACCGTCTTGCGACGACCTCTCCGGGTTCGAGCGTTCGTTTTGGTCCGCTGACCGCGACAGGGCAAGTTGCGGCGATGCCGGAAACCGCGATACGAGTTGATATCGATCAGACGGCGGATGCTGGCTTGAATCTCACGTCGCAGGTCGCCTTCGACTTTGACATCGCGCGAGATCAGGGTGTTGAGCTTATTGATTTCACCTTCGGTTAAATTCTTCACCCGGGTGGCCGGATCAATCTGAGCCTCGACAACCAGTTTCCGACCCAACGGTCGTCCGACACCGTAAATATACGCAAGCGCGATATCAATGCGCTTCTCTTTCGGAAGGTCAATTCCTGCAATACGCGCCATAAAGACTCCTTACCCCTGTCGTTGTTTATGGCGCGGTTCGCTGCAAATCACGCGAACAACACCTTTTCGTCGAATCACTTTGCACTTGCTGCAAATCGGTTTAACGGATGCCCGAACATTCATCTTTCGACTCCTTCCCCTTGCTTAGTCGCTCAAGATGACCCTGAGCGAAGTCGAGGGGTTCATCTTATTTCTCCCTGAAGGTGATGCGCCCACGCGTTAAGTCATAGGGCGAAAGTTCCACCTTCACCTTGTCTCCCGGCAAAATCTTGATGTAATGCATGCGCATCTTCCCCGAAATATGCGCCAGAACTTGATGGCCGCCTTCAATCTCCACTTTAAACATGGCATTCGGGAAGGCTTCCACAACGCGTCCTTCCACTTCAATCTTTTCTTCTTTCGCCATTCAGAATCCTCAGTTAGTATGGGGCGTCAGCACATCAGCCCCGTGAACCGTCAGGGCAACCATTTTCTCATAATGCACAGAAGGGCGGCCGTCCGCCGTCACCACGGTCCAGCCATCCGGCTTGTGACGAATGTCGGCGGTTCCTTCATTGGCCATCACTTCCAAAGCCAGGACCATGTTTTCCACGAGACGGATCCCGGTACCCTGTTTACCGTAACAGGGTACATGGGGTTCTTCATGCATCGCCCGGCCAATCCCATGACCGCCATACTCGCGTACCACATTGTAGCCGGCCTTTTCAATCACCGCTTGCATGGCCGAAGAAACATCCCCAAGTCGATTTCCAATGACGCACGCTTCGATCGATGCCTGAAGCGACTCCTGACCGGCTTTTATCAGCCGCTCTTGCTCCAGAGAGGCCTTCCCCCCTACAACAAAACTGATGGCCGTGTCACCGCAATACCCCTCGACGAACATCCCGATATCCACACTGAGCAAATCGCCGTCTTTCAAACGACGGGGCCCAGGGATCCCGTGAACCACTTCCTCGTTAATAGACGTACAAACAGTCGCAGGGAACCCTCGATAGTTCAAAAAAGCAGGACGAGCACATCGGCTCCGCATCAACTCCTGAGCCATCTGATCGATGTCGCGCGTGGCCATCCCCGCGACAATCCTGCTTTTCAACGTCATGAGGATCTCCGCCGCTACGTGACCGGCTTTACGTAGCAATTCCACTTCTCGCAGACTTTTGAGTTCAATCCGTGACGGTTGATCCACTAAATTTCGGAACATACAGCCGCGACCTGCCGGGTGACTTCTTCGACGGATAATGACGCATTGACCACTCTTAAAGTTCCTTTTTTCTCGTACTGCTCCAACAAGCGGCTCGTCGTCTCTTCGTAGACCGCCAAACGCTTCCGAATCGATTTAGGGTGGTCATCGGTACGCATCACCAGAGGAGCCGCGCACTTATCACACTTGCCGTCCGTTTGGGGCGGCTGCGAAAACAGGTTATAGGTCTGTCCACAGTGACTGCAGATGCGTCGTTTGGCCATCCGATCGATTACAACGGCCGCATCCACCTTAAAATAAAGAACCCGATCGAGAGGACGGTGTGACTTTTGCAAATAGACATCCAACGACTTCGACTGCCCCAGACTTCGGGGATACCCGTCTAGAATAAAACCTTTCTTGCAGTCCTTCTGTTTGAGACGCTCCACGACAATCGCGTTGGTCAGCTGATCCGGAACCAGAAGGCCGGCGTTCACAAACTGGGCAATCTGTTTTCCCATGGACGTCTCTTTGGCGATCGCCTCGCGAAAGATTCCGCCCGTTGCAATGGCCGGAATCGCTAATTGCTGGCTGACAACAACGGCCTGCGTCCCCTTACCGGCGCCCGGAGGACCAAGAAAAATGAACCGTGTGCCCATGATCGTCAGTTTCCAACATTGAACCAACGGCCTTTGAAGCCGCCGCCTTTGAAGAAACCGTCGTAGTGCCGCATGATGAGATGCGACTGAATCTGGACGATGGTATCGAGCGCCACACCCACGACGATCAGCAGCGCTGTCCCTCCAAAGAAAAACGGAGCATTCACCGCCCGTCTGAGGATATCCGGCAGCACCGCGATCGCCGCCACAAACAGCGCGCCACCGAGAGTAATGCGCTCCAGAATCTTTTGAATATAGTGCGCGGTCGCCTCGCCGGGTCGGATCCCGGGGATAAAGCCTCCCCATTTGCGCAAATTCTCGGCTAAATCAGATGGATTAAACGATACCGAATTATAGAAATAGCAGAAAAAAATAATCAATCCCGCATAGAGCAGCTCATAGATCCAGCTCCCGCGTTGTTCCAGCTGAGCAATCCGCGAGGCCCAGGCGGAATGCGGGAAAAAAGCGGCCACCGTGATCGGAACCGCGAGTAAAGACACGGCGAAAATCACCGCGATCACGCCGGACTGATCCACCTTGATCGGAAGATACGTGCTGGCGCCGCCATACATCCGGCGACCGACGACACGCTTGGCATATTGAACCGGAATTTTGCGCTGAGCCGTTTCAACCCATACGACCAATCCCGTTACAGCAATCACAAAGATCACAAGCCCCAGAGCCATAAATAATGACATTTCTTCAATCCGAACCAACCGCACCAGATCGGCGATGGCCGCCGGAAGCCGGTCGACGATCCCCGCAAAAATAATGAGTGACACGCCGTTTCCAATCCCGCGCTCCGTAATTTGTTCTCCAAGCCACATAATGAAAACGGACCCCGTGGTCAATGTTAGAACCGTCATGGCGATCCAACCGAGTGTCGGGTTGATCACAATCGGCAATCCGCCCGGTGCCGTCATCTTTGAAATCGTCAGCGTCAAGCCCAAGGATTGCAGCGCCCCCAAGACCAGTGTCATATAACGCGTGATTTGATTCATGCGCTTACGACCTTGCTCGCCTTCTTTGGCCAACCGGTCAAGGTAAGGGATCACATGAGCCCCCTGCAGCAAGCTCATAATAATCGACGCATTAATATAAGGACCAACCCCCATGGCGAAGATGGCCAGACGCCCCATCGCCCCGCCGGAAAAAATGTTTAAAAATCCAAGCAACGTGTTCTGTTGAGCCGAGAAAAAAGCTCGGAGCGCATCGGTATTCACGCCGGGTACAGGAATGGTCGCGCCAATGCGGTAAACGGTGA is a genomic window containing:
- a CDS encoding rod shape-determining protein, producing MFNYLFSLFSNDMGIDLGTANTLVYVKGQGIVLREPSVVAIEKDTRNVLAIGAEAKRMLGKTPANIIAVRPLRNGVIADFDVTERMIRYFIKKVHNRRSLLHPRVVIGVPSGITEVEKRAVRESAQQAGAREVYLIEEPMAAAIGADIPINEPRGHLIVDMGGGTTEVAVVSLGDMVVSKSLDVAGDELDESIIQYFRRKYNLLIGETSAEDVKIKIGSVFPLAEEQVMDVKGRDQVTGLPKTVAITSEEVRQALADPIKLIIEVIKQTLEETPAELAADLVDTGIVLAGGGALLRGLPDLLSQETELPVVMAADPLTCVVMGTGRYLEELDQMRRERRTLPLH
- a CDS encoding adenylate kinase codes for the protein MGTRFIFLGPPGAGKGTQAVVVSQQLAIPAIATGGIFREAIAKETSMGKQIAQFVNAGLLVPDQLTNAIVVERLKQKDCKKGFILDGYPRSLGQSKSLDVYLQKSHRPLDRVLYFKVDAAVVIDRMAKRRICSHCGQTYNLFSQPPQTDGKCDKCAAPLVMRTDDHPKSIRKRLAVYEETTSRLLEQYEKKGTLRVVNASLSVEEVTRQVAAVCSEI
- the rplQ gene encoding 50S ribosomal protein L17, which codes for MKTHAGRKLGRITGHRFQMFRNMATSLLHHEKIETTVPKAREVARFTERLITAAKGEGLSARRKVARDIRDKKVQTKLFEVLVPRYKSRAGGYTQFIRIGSRLSDGAEMGILKLVS
- the map gene encoding type I methionyl aminopeptidase, whose protein sequence is MFRNLVDQPSRIELKSLREVELLRKAGHVAAEILMTLKSRIVAGMATRDIDQMAQELMRSRCARPAFLNYRGFPATVCTSINEEVVHGIPGPRRLKDGDLLSVDIGMFVEGYCGDTAISFVVGGKASLEQERLIKAGQESLQASIEACVIGNRLGDVSSAMQAVIEKAGYNVVREYGGHGIGRAMHEEPHVPCYGKQGTGIRLVENMVLALEVMANEGTADIRHKPDGWTVVTADGRPSVHYEKMVALTVHGADVLTPHTN
- the rpsD gene encoding 30S ribosomal protein S4; this translates as MSRYTGPVCRLCRREGTKLFIKGEKCYSACTLEKGKRKSAPGMHLARRAKISEYARRLREKQKTKRIAGLTEEQFRHYFRKAEQLPGLTGENLLKLLETRLDNIVKRLGFAASEAQARQLVLHGHVKVNDKRVDVPGYAVQPGDRIALSDEMRQHAAVQQSLQGAQKRGPSPSWLEVNVAHASGKMRSWPTRDEISYPIDEQLIVELYSK
- the mreD gene encoding rod shape-determining protein MreD, translated to MKRFLFYVLTIWLVLWAQVLHNHYLGGSRFSVDLILIVVLYFGLLRGPVTGQVMGFVWGLLIDASSLGVMGLHGLLYALAGYGAGMLRRQLDESKAFTQVILTFAVSVCYTGLYLVLDHLFATTTRSMGWQLAVQPLVNAFLAPIFFWSVHAWVELWQLFPAEN
- the rpsM gene encoding 30S ribosomal protein S13 produces the protein MARIAGIDLPKEKRIDIALAYIYGVGRPLGRKLVVEAQIDPATRVKNLTEGEINKLNTLISRDVKVEGDLRREIQASIRRLIDINSYRGFRHRRNLPCRGQRTKTNARTRRGRRKTVGAARAEKPSTAKPAAAAS
- the secY gene encoding preprotein translocase subunit SecY, with the protein product MGNPIADIFKVPELKRRIFFALAIITVYRIGATIPVPGVNTDALRAFFSAQQNTLLGFLNIFSGGAMGRLAIFAMGVGPYINASIIMSLLQGAHVIPYLDRLAKEGEQGRKRMNQITRYMTLVLGALQSLGLTLTISKMTAPGGLPIVINPTLGWIAMTVLTLTTGSVFIMWLGEQITERGIGNGVSLIIFAGIVDRLPAAIADLVRLVRIEEMSLFMALGLVIFVIAVTGLVVWVETAQRKIPVQYAKRVVGRRMYGGASTYLPIKVDQSGVIAVIFAVSLLAVPITVAAFFPHSAWASRIAQLEQRGSWIYELLYAGLIIFFCYFYNSVSFNPSDLAENLRKWGGFIPGIRPGEATAHYIQKILERITLGGALFVAAIAVLPDILRRAVNAPFFFGGTALLIVVGVALDTIVQIQSHLIMRHYDGFFKGGGFKGRWFNVGN
- the rpmJ gene encoding 50S ribosomal protein L36, producing the protein MNVRASVKPICSKCKVIRRKGVVRVICSEPRHKQRQG
- a CDS encoding DNA-directed RNA polymerase subunit alpha translates to MRLKDLVLPQRLECDQDTLTDTYGRFYAEPFEKGYGHTIGNSLRRILLSSLEGCAITAVKIDGVVHEYSSIKGIREDIVTILLNLKQLRFKLHTPDPEILRLSVKGERVVRAKDIEPNANVEILTPELPIATLDTSGQLALQMWVARGRGYLSADRQNRESYPADTLMLDALFSPVTKVHYDVENSRVGQVTDYDRLILDVWTDGSVAPGDAIAYSAKILKDSLSIFITFEEEEVVPVEESASSTATAAAVGAPDVERLRELLNQPVDIIELSVRASNCLKAAKIRTIGDLVSKKDEELVSYKNFGKKSLDEIKERLAELNLTLGMDLTGVLPPVKATA
- the mreC gene encoding rod shape-determining protein MreC, coding for MDWELYQRYRATLLLLGVVFVSFLLLIFQRTSVVRHLRTFLVITTLPTERFLSGLKAPPENSPVTESSTPSSVNEPLATVPSWGGPPEARRTVQVLRQENKRLLDLLELQERRWPHAVAAHVVGRDPQRWFQELVLDKGKRDGVSINNPVIAVVGGREGLAGRVTDVADHVAKVMLIQDSLSAVAATAFGVGAEDGVVEGSNSHDLYLRYIDRNSRIKIGDPVLTSGLGENFPEGIPIGWVEEIGLDPRQLFLQARLRPAVQTGGLHVVLILVHSTERPHE
- the rpsK gene encoding 30S ribosomal protein S11 translates to MAEQKPSKPASSESRPAAGAPPAGARSATRKKKVWRNVTVARAHIQSSFNNTIVSITDEQGQVIVWATAGSCGFKGTKKGTPFAAQVTADTAAKRALEAGVKQVHVQVKGPGSGRETAIRGLQGAGLAILSIRDVTPIPHDGCRAPKPRRV
- the infA gene encoding translation initiation factor IF-1 encodes the protein MAKEEKIEVEGRVVEAFPNAMFKVEIEGGHQVLAHISGKMRMHYIKILPGDKVKVELSPYDLTRGRITFREK